A window of the Elusimicrobiota bacterium genome harbors these coding sequences:
- a CDS encoding phosphatase PAP2 family protein, with product MEYLKALDLKLFHFLNAGFVNKFFDFLAPLPEKGLWIAVMLASLALIFSRNARRRPAGFVLLAGYLLGFYGLESLKGFFHRLRPCVALPDARVLFMETGLSFPSGHTCGAFMAAVYLTAVFGKKSGIWLFTAAALVGLSRIYCGVHYPADVIAGAVLGSAFGYLLVLAEKRIQLLFSAARKNAKA from the coding sequence ATGGAATATCTAAAAGCTCTTGATTTAAAACTTTTTCATTTTCTCAATGCCGGTTTTGTAAATAAATTTTTTGACTTTCTCGCCCCCTTGCCTGAAAAGGGACTTTGGATCGCTGTCATGCTGGCCTCGCTTGCACTTATCTTTAGCCGTAACGCCCGCCGCAGACCGGCCGGGTTTGTGCTGCTGGCAGGATACCTCCTTGGCTTCTATGGCCTTGAATCGCTTAAAGGGTTCTTCCACCGGCTCCGCCCCTGCGTCGCGCTCCCGGACGCCCGGGTTCTTTTTATGGAAACCGGCCTCTCATTCCCGTCGGGGCATACCTGCGGGGCGTTCATGGCGGCGGTTTATTTAACCGCGGTATTCGGCAAAAAATCCGGGATCTGGCTTTTTACGGCGGCGGCGCTTGTCGGGCTGTCCCGGATTTATTGCGGAGTGCATTACCCCGCGGATGTAATTGCCGGCGCGGTTTTAGGCTCGGCTTTCGGATATTTGCTCGTTCTGGCCGAAAAAAGGATCCAGCTTTTGTTTTCAGCCGCCCGAAAAAATGCCAAGGCCTGA
- a CDS encoding glycosyltransferase family 2 protein, translated as MWQTYLSFSSNSAQILFFLIGIFYLLLSFRGFFRLPSPPRAAKKLRFALILPAYNEEKVIKFSVESLLKINYPRELFDVFVVTDHCTDATGEIAKGLGARILDHSGPDRRPGKGRALKWAVSEILKAGQYDGFCYFDADSLAHPDFLNVMNDHLSMGEEAVQGRQLTKNEDCWLSRILSSSQILMNRLLQLPKYRSGLSATLHGKGMCFSKRLTEEFAWDETCLTEDIEMQMRLIRHGVRITWAEGAVVYNEEPVAIRQYLKRNIRWTRGSMDVAKRHFNGLCLRMLKKRDFKAFEGVLYCGGVYKLVVLIIVTGTLLLLTRHPFVFYFWLYHKLPGAAAGAKAMAMLPLILYPVPALAMERANFNLFAGYFLTPVLSVLRLPVILGGLLRRDAVWGRTEHSSQVAITDLVQEPQRVF; from the coding sequence ATGTGGCAGACATACCTTTCTTTTAGTTCAAATTCGGCACAAATCCTGTTTTTTTTGATCGGCATTTTTTACTTGCTTCTGAGTTTCCGCGGCTTCTTCAGGCTTCCCAGTCCCCCCCGCGCGGCTAAAAAACTCCGTTTCGCGCTTATCCTGCCCGCCTACAACGAAGAAAAAGTAATTAAATTTTCGGTGGAGAGTCTTCTTAAAATAAACTATCCCCGGGAGCTGTTTGACGTGTTCGTGGTTACCGACCACTGCACGGACGCCACGGGAGAGATAGCCAAAGGGCTGGGCGCCCGTATTCTGGACCACTCCGGCCCCGACAGAAGGCCGGGCAAGGGCCGCGCGCTCAAGTGGGCGGTATCCGAGATATTGAAGGCCGGGCAATATGACGGTTTCTGCTACTTTGACGCCGATTCGCTGGCGCATCCTGATTTTCTCAACGTGATGAACGACCACCTTTCCATGGGGGAAGAGGCCGTGCAGGGCCGGCAGCTTACCAAAAACGAGGATTGCTGGCTGTCCAGGATCCTTTCCTCCAGCCAGATATTGATGAACAGGCTTTTGCAGCTTCCAAAATACAGGAGCGGCCTGTCCGCGACACTGCACGGCAAGGGCATGTGTTTTTCAAAACGCCTCACTGAGGAATTTGCCTGGGACGAGACCTGTCTTACTGAAGACATTGAAATGCAGATGCGGCTTATAAGGCACGGGGTGCGCATAACCTGGGCGGAGGGCGCCGTGGTTTATAACGAGGAGCCTGTCGCCATCAGGCAGTACCTGAAAAGAAATATCCGCTGGACACGGGGCTCAATGGATGTCGCCAAGCGGCATTTTAACGGCTTGTGTCTGAGGATGCTGAAAAAAAGGGATTTCAAGGCCTTTGAAGGAGTGCTTTACTGCGGAGGCGTTTACAAGCTGGTCGTGCTGATAATTGTTACCGGAACCCTCCTGCTCCTTACCCGCCATCCTTTCGTTTTTTATTTTTGGCTTTACCACAAACTGCCCGGCGCCGCTGCCGGCGCTAAAGCCATGGCAATGCTGCCCCTGATCCTTTACCCGGTCCCGGCGTTGGCGATGGAGAGGGCTAATTTCAATTTATTCGCGGGTTATTTCCTTACGCCGGTGCTGAGCGTTTTACGGCTGCCTGTTATTCTGGGCGGGCTGCTTCGCCGCGACGCGGTATGGGGAAGAACCGAGCACTCAAGCCAGGTGGCCATAACGGACCTGGTGCAAGAGCCGCAGCGCGTTTTTTAA
- a CDS encoding polymorphic toxin-type HINT domain-containing protein translates to MDNPAFIFPPQPSALSLQPSKFLLRNLTLSAILASMAVSAWARGGGGCFEKGTPVLTPKGASAIETLRPGDRVLSSDGSKTTPSSVKAVYEVKPEKFIEVKTCGKTLRVTPQHPFMTAPGVFIEARTLKPGTPVYAMKEGRPQKCAVEAVREVSAGTAAYDLLVFPGGKYFAGSVLVHNKGCFLPDTRILKADGAETAVSEIKKGDKVLAFNENGAIVHAEVREIITADADEYFEITTPRVTVRATAEHPFYVGDGTFKTVEALKQGDKIFIYDGKGMSPSEIISIKRVRAKAKVYNLKTDSPNTFFANFAAVHNKGGGGGGCFPAGTLISAPEGSKPIEKLAKGDIVYAFDTAGFTQLFWDKKQPVVDETMSINAGMRTKSARLVKTAVKEVFAKDSEVLTLETGRGTLNTTLEHPLLARDGFKPAGELRPGSEIAVYSGAAVAWTKIKSAVISKKPEKVYNLAVEEPHTFIADGFIAHNKGFGGGYHSSGHYGGSSKDEDSTWMLMVGLGLLVIFIRKQTDDGNDEEENLDQLFPRAAIEPKAQKTAQLLEFISRQDKDMAQDLLKETARKTFEAMQLCWQNREYSPMQAMLTPNLYASHLTQIEIMRRDHEINVMDDLKVLAVDIVGVRYTIQEESRFFTALITAQARDYYIDDTDNSFIRGDSRPEQFQEFWTFHYLGGKWLLCVIEQTAESGELTREDFFEQFTDGMKAQVYGKTAANQGPAGPWLNPQAADKGVKIERMLNFLGASDKMWDPAKMEVEVSVAFLAIYAAWSKGDPEALPKEAIFPQMLESLKALMLKKKQEGMSFEFRNLCVRKVELVLVNNRADKEESEFVARISAHAQKRLLQNGAELHSDINVMPFTEYWTFGPHEGCWKLKEILSKAEGESALTGENKDEESSPMQLEWYYTKKRAY, encoded by the coding sequence ATGGATAATCCGGCTTTCATCTTCCCTCCTCAGCCTTCAGCCCTCAGCCTTCAGCCCTCCAAATTCCTGCTGAGGAATTTAACATTATCGGCTATACTGGCCTCTATGGCCGTTTCCGCCTGGGCAAGGGGCGGCGGCGGCTGTTTTGAAAAAGGCACGCCCGTTTTAACTCCAAAAGGGGCCTCCGCCATAGAAACGCTGCGCCCCGGCGACCGGGTGTTAAGCTCCGACGGAAGCAAAACTACTCCGTCATCCGTTAAAGCCGTCTATGAGGTAAAACCGGAGAAATTTATTGAGGTTAAAACGTGCGGCAAAACTCTGCGCGTGACGCCGCAGCATCCGTTTATGACCGCGCCCGGAGTTTTTATTGAAGCGCGGACTTTAAAGCCGGGAACCCCGGTTTACGCCATGAAAGAAGGCCGGCCGCAAAAATGCGCAGTTGAGGCCGTGCGGGAAGTTTCCGCCGGAACCGCCGCATACGATCTGCTTGTGTTCCCTGGAGGGAAGTATTTTGCCGGGAGCGTTCTTGTTCATAACAAAGGCTGTTTCCTGCCGGACACGCGCATACTTAAAGCCGACGGGGCCGAAACCGCCGTCTCGGAAATAAAAAAAGGCGACAAAGTGCTGGCCTTTAACGAGAACGGCGCAATAGTCCATGCGGAAGTAAGAGAAATAATAACTGCCGACGCGGATGAATATTTTGAAATAACCACCCCGCGCGTAACTGTGCGCGCCACGGCCGAACATCCTTTCTACGTTGGGGACGGCACCTTTAAAACAGTAGAAGCTCTCAAACAAGGCGACAAAATTTTTATTTACGACGGCAAAGGAATGTCCCCGTCTGAAATAATTTCAATAAAGCGTGTGCGGGCCAAGGCCAAAGTTTATAATTTAAAAACCGACAGCCCGAATACCTTTTTCGCCAATTTCGCGGCCGTACACAACAAGGGCGGCGGAGGCGGAGGCTGTTTTCCGGCCGGAACCCTGATAAGCGCCCCGGAAGGCTCAAAGCCGATCGAGAAACTGGCTAAAGGCGACATCGTTTACGCCTTTGACACTGCGGGGTTTACCCAGCTCTTTTGGGACAAAAAGCAACCAGTTGTTGACGAAACTATGTCTATAAACGCTGGCATGCGAACCAAAAGTGCGAGGCTGGTTAAAACAGCCGTAAAAGAAGTATTTGCGAAGGACAGCGAAGTGCTCACGCTTGAAACCGGCAGGGGAACGCTTAATACCACCCTTGAACACCCGCTGCTTGCGCGGGACGGCTTCAAGCCGGCCGGAGAGCTGCGTCCCGGCTCGGAGATAGCCGTTTATTCCGGCGCGGCTGTTGCCTGGACAAAAATTAAATCGGCGGTAATTTCAAAAAAACCCGAAAAAGTTTATAATCTGGCCGTTGAGGAACCGCACACTTTTATAGCCGACGGCTTTATAGCGCATAACAAGGGCTTTGGCGGCGGTTACCATAGTTCCGGCCATTACGGAGGCTCAAGCAAGGACGAAGATTCTACCTGGATGCTAATGGTGGGTCTCGGCCTGCTGGTGATATTCATCCGCAAACAAACCGACGATGGCAATGATGAAGAAGAAAATCTTGACCAGCTTTTCCCCCGCGCGGCCATAGAGCCGAAGGCGCAAAAAACCGCGCAGCTGCTTGAATTTATTTCCCGGCAGGATAAAGATATGGCTCAGGACCTGCTTAAGGAAACTGCCCGGAAAACTTTTGAGGCCATGCAGCTGTGCTGGCAGAACCGCGAGTACTCGCCCATGCAGGCCATGCTGACGCCGAACCTTTACGCCAGCCACCTGACGCAGATAGAGATCATGCGCCGCGACCATGAGATAAATGTTATGGATGATCTGAAAGTGCTGGCCGTGGACATCGTGGGCGTCCGCTACACAATACAGGAAGAGTCAAGGTTTTTCACGGCGCTGATAACCGCGCAGGCCAGAGACTACTATATAGACGACACGGACAACAGCTTTATCAGGGGCGATTCCCGGCCGGAACAATTCCAGGAATTCTGGACATTCCACTATTTGGGCGGGAAATGGCTTTTGTGCGTTATAGAGCAGACGGCGGAATCGGGCGAACTTACAAGAGAGGATTTTTTTGAGCAGTTCACGGACGGCATGAAAGCTCAGGTTTACGGCAAAACCGCCGCCAACCAGGGGCCCGCCGGCCCGTGGCTGAATCCTCAGGCCGCCGATAAGGGCGTAAAAATAGAGAGGATGCTGAATTTCCTCGGGGCATCGGACAAGATGTGGGACCCCGCTAAGATGGAAGTGGAGGTAAGCGTTGCCTTTCTTGCCATTTACGCGGCCTGGTCCAAGGGCGACCCCGAAGCTCTGCCTAAAGAAGCCATTTTCCCGCAAATGCTTGAAAGCCTTAAGGCCCTGATGCTCAAAAAAAAGCAGGAAGGCATGTCTTTTGAATTCCGCAACCTCTGCGTGCGCAAGGTGGAGCTGGTGCTGGTAAACAACCGCGCGGACAAGGAGGAAAGCGAATTTGTGGCCAGGATTTCGGCCCACGCCCAGAAACGCCTGCTGCAAAACGGGGCGGAATTGCACTCAGACATTAATGTAATGCCTTTCACCGAATACTGGACCTTCGGCCCGCACGAAGGCTGCTGGAAGCTGAAAGAAATACTGTCCAAGGCCGAAGGTGAAAGCGCGCTGACCGGGGAAAACAAGGACGAAGAGTCAAGCCCCATGCAGCTTGAGTGGTACTACACAAAAAAAAGGGCTTATTGA
- a CDS encoding zinc ribbon domain-containing protein, which yields MTLNEWKPKLIPPGMLLVCYFVAPGLVEGFMGTNDAISGRFTFSLIVKAGLGIVLVYKLFSLKPPLNGELTAWLAKFSQPPAKTQELSEKISLAAILISILIIVGPLAGEIITNSQLLTLIKITALVYAGYMAYNIWKLAEPFMAYVPAAAPPEIPPAPPVTERRCVKCGQRIDASMKFCAFCGHTTAGS from the coding sequence ATGACGCTTAATGAATGGAAGCCTAAGCTGATTCCGCCGGGGATGTTGCTCGTCTGCTACTTTGTGGCGCCGGGCCTTGTGGAAGGGTTTATGGGGACAAATGACGCTATTTCCGGCCGCTTTACCTTTTCATTGATCGTTAAGGCGGGGCTCGGAATTGTGCTTGTTTACAAACTTTTCAGCCTGAAGCCGCCGCTAAACGGAGAGCTGACGGCCTGGCTGGCCAAATTCTCCCAGCCGCCGGCAAAGACGCAGGAACTTTCAGAAAAAATTTCTCTGGCGGCTATTTTGATATCGATCCTCATAATTGTCGGGCCGCTGGCCGGGGAAATAATCACCAACAGCCAATTGCTGACACTTATCAAGATAACCGCGCTTGTGTATGCCGGTTACATGGCCTACAATATCTGGAAACTTGCGGAACCGTTCATGGCCTACGTTCCCGCCGCCGCTCCGCCGGAAATCCCCCCCGCGCCGCCCGTCACCGAACGCCGGTGCGTGAAGTGCGGACAACGGATAGACGCTTCCATGAAATTCTGCGCGTTCTGCGGACATACCACAGCGGGAAGTTAA
- a CDS encoding response regulator has product MTISKSPFIKKITALFSFDGSFFGKEAGALLLTLAAALGIWFFVAASYRRDATTEISKSFITINSYKAAQIAAWRAGNIREAAEFSRNPILGGIVSDEISNPGSRREQLNAWFKAHLTQKQYASLAFLSPKGAVITATPSYAAGTEKHFIKGIANVSHTGTVLLTDLYLNPNGRPRMTLIIPISAEGRGGKTLCVLAVNIDPEIEFYPLLKAAPLFFKTAETMLIRKEGENALYLNELDYSKGSALKLKFPLSDTDLPIAKALKEGYSGFFEGVDYRSVKVFSAVSPVENSNWAVITKIDQDTMLAPVNAREYLALKLILMAAGLLYGVFYLILRYREQAGQKIILESERRLSSTLRSIGDGVISTDAAGLVTNLNRVAEHLTGWTTASAMGRPVEEVFRVVHAKTRVAADNPVERALRENVIVALAEHSMLISRNGAQYRIADSCAPIQDAAGVVIGAVLVFRDVTEEHLRREQLRASEERFQSIINASPDAIVTTDLESRILMVSPGTVTMFGREREEELLGHLFTDFIVPEDRERAAANVALTLQGKKPGPIDYRVLRADGSVFDMEANVEIIRDAEGQPAQTVSIARDITERKRVEEKLLETNRRLEESTKRANDMSAKAEKANAAKSEFLANMSHEIRTPMNSIIGWSEILLDSRLDEYQKRQLHTIQRSADALLYIINDVLDISKIEAGLLKTEKEPYDPREVAESVAEMFAQRSAVKGLELVLNVSPDMPAAVLGDGNRLRQILINLVGNAFKFTFTGQIKISAEFMNGGASGGLVFSVADTGVGISAENQKKLFNKFIQVEDSSTRRYGGTGLGLAISKALVEMMGGEMSLESAEGKGSVFSFRLPYEKAPAGPRRPDHVSFSGMRALLVDDNTDSLEILVQNMSLWGFSTVSARSVAEALEALKSAGKFDLLVVDHQMPGGNGDQFIAEAYGSGSSGKAKIMMLSSRVDTIPESVKPAVAVFLSKPIIRSVLFNAILKVFRPAIPQEDSAGAAAPQRDYSHLRILVVEDDVDTQNLARVMLGRAGYKLDVAANGREALKKCAAFNYDLVFMDIQMPEMDGHEAAFQLRKTEAYRTTPIIALTAYSRESDITKSLSFGMNAHITKPLKKNVLYEALERWLDTRRKVLVVDDNPDNLALMELYLKAETGLRLYRALDGKEALEMMGQNIFSLVLMDIEMPVMDGLTAVRELRKTAAGKTVPVVAFSAHDDPLKIKECLDAGYTDYLLKPVKKAGLLEKIQKYTNIYKLAAATDKENL; this is encoded by the coding sequence ATGACTATAAGTAAAAGTCCATTTATAAAAAAAATAACCGCGCTGTTCTCTTTTGACGGCAGTTTTTTCGGTAAAGAGGCGGGCGCTTTGCTGCTTACGCTGGCGGCGGCGCTGGGGATATGGTTTTTTGTCGCCGCCAGTTACCGCCGGGATGCGACCACGGAGATAAGCAAAAGTTTTATAACCATAAACTCTTACAAGGCCGCGCAGATCGCCGCCTGGCGCGCGGGAAATATCCGGGAGGCCGCAGAGTTCAGCCGCAACCCCATCTTAGGCGGAATAGTTTCAGATGAAATATCAAACCCCGGTTCAAGGCGCGAACAGTTGAACGCCTGGTTTAAGGCGCACTTGACGCAAAAACAGTACGCCTCGCTGGCTTTCCTGTCGCCAAAGGGTGCCGTCATAACGGCAACCCCCAGTTACGCCGCCGGGACTGAAAAACACTTTATAAAGGGTATCGCGAATGTTTCACACACCGGAACGGTGCTGCTTACCGACCTTTATCTGAACCCTAACGGCCGCCCGCGCATGACGCTAATCATCCCTATATCCGCCGAAGGGCGCGGCGGGAAAACCTTGTGCGTGCTGGCTGTAAATATAGACCCGGAAATTGAATTTTATCCCCTGCTGAAAGCGGCGCCGCTGTTCTTTAAAACCGCTGAAACCATGCTGATCCGGAAAGAAGGGGAAAACGCCCTTTACTTAAACGAGCTCGACTACAGCAAGGGCTCGGCCCTGAAGTTAAAGTTCCCGCTTTCAGACACGGATTTGCCGATAGCGAAAGCCCTTAAAGAAGGCTATTCTGGTTTTTTTGAGGGCGTAGATTACCGGAGCGTAAAAGTTTTCAGCGCCGTAAGCCCTGTTGAAAACTCGAACTGGGCGGTTATAACCAAGATCGACCAGGACACAATGCTTGCCCCTGTCAATGCCAGGGAATACCTGGCGCTGAAACTTATCCTGATGGCGGCGGGCCTGCTTTACGGCGTGTTTTACCTTATTCTCCGCTACAGGGAACAGGCCGGACAGAAAATAATACTTGAGAGCGAACGCCGCCTGTCGTCCACCCTGCGCTCGATCGGCGACGGGGTTATCTCCACGGACGCCGCGGGCCTGGTCACGAATCTCAATCGCGTGGCCGAACATCTGACCGGCTGGACCACGGCTTCGGCAATGGGCCGCCCCGTAGAAGAGGTTTTCCGCGTCGTTCACGCCAAGACCCGCGTTGCGGCGGACAACCCGGTGGAGCGGGCTCTGCGCGAGAACGTCATAGTGGCGCTGGCCGAGCACAGCATGCTCATCAGCCGGAACGGCGCGCAATACCGGATCGCCGACAGCTGCGCGCCCATCCAGGACGCAGCCGGCGTCGTTATCGGCGCTGTGCTGGTATTCCGCGATGTGACCGAAGAGCATCTCCGGCGCGAGCAGTTGCGCGCGAGCGAGGAACGGTTTCAATCTATCATCAACGCCTCTCCCGACGCCATTGTGACCACGGATCTTGAGAGCCGCATCCTGATGGTTTCGCCAGGGACCGTGACCATGTTCGGCCGCGAAAGGGAAGAGGAATTGCTGGGTCATTTGTTCACAGATTTCATCGTCCCCGAGGACAGGGAACGCGCGGCCGCAAATGTTGCCCTTACGCTTCAAGGCAAAAAACCGGGCCCGATTGACTACCGTGTGCTGCGCGCGGACGGAAGCGTTTTCGACATGGAGGCGAATGTTGAAATTATCCGGGACGCGGAGGGGCAACCAGCCCAGACGGTATCCATTGCCCGCGACATTACCGAGCGCAAGCGTGTGGAGGAGAAACTCCTGGAGACCAACCGCCGGCTCGAAGAGTCCACAAAGCGGGCCAATGACATGTCCGCCAAAGCCGAGAAGGCCAACGCCGCCAAGAGCGAGTTTCTGGCCAACATGAGCCATGAGATCCGCACGCCCATGAATTCCATTATAGGCTGGTCGGAAATTCTGCTGGACAGCCGCCTGGACGAATATCAAAAGCGGCAGCTGCATACCATACAGCGTTCAGCCGACGCCCTGCTTTACATAATAAACGACGTACTGGACATCTCCAAGATAGAGGCGGGCCTGCTTAAAACAGAGAAGGAGCCGTATGACCCGAGAGAGGTGGCCGAAAGCGTGGCGGAAATGTTCGCCCAGCGCTCCGCCGTCAAGGGGCTGGAGCTGGTTTTGAATGTTTCCCCGGATATGCCGGCCGCCGTTCTCGGCGACGGGAACCGCCTGCGCCAGATATTGATAAACCTGGTGGGCAACGCCTTCAAGTTCACCTTCACGGGCCAGATAAAGATAAGCGCCGAGTTCATGAATGGCGGGGCCTCCGGCGGGCTGGTGTTCTCGGTGGCTGACACCGGCGTAGGCATCTCCGCGGAGAACCAGAAAAAACTTTTCAACAAGTTTATCCAGGTGGAAGATTCCAGCACGCGCAGGTACGGAGGCACGGGACTTGGCCTGGCTATTTCAAAGGCGCTTGTGGAAATGATGGGCGGGGAGATGTCCCTTGAGAGCGCTGAGGGGAAGGGATCCGTCTTCAGTTTCCGGCTGCCCTACGAGAAGGCGCCGGCGGGCCCCAGGCGGCCTGACCATGTATCCTTCTCCGGCATGCGCGCGCTGCTGGTGGACGACAACACGGACAGTCTGGAAATACTGGTCCAAAATATGTCGCTTTGGGGCTTCAGCACGGTTTCGGCCAGGAGCGTCGCCGAAGCCCTTGAAGCCCTTAAAAGCGCGGGGAAATTCGACCTGCTGGTTGTGGATCACCAGATGCCGGGCGGGAACGGCGATCAGTTTATAGCCGAGGCCTATGGCAGCGGCTCGTCGGGGAAGGCTAAAATAATGATGCTCTCCTCCAGGGTGGATACCATTCCTGAAAGCGTGAAGCCGGCGGTGGCCGTTTTCCTTTCAAAGCCAATAATCCGCTCCGTCCTTTTTAACGCGATCCTCAAGGTTTTCCGGCCGGCCATTCCCCAAGAAGATTCGGCAGGCGCGGCGGCGCCTCAACGCGACTATTCACACCTGCGCATACTGGTGGTTGAGGATGACGTGGATACGCAGAACCTGGCCCGGGTAATGCTGGGAAGGGCCGGCTATAAGCTGGATGTAGCGGCCAATGGCCGGGAGGCGCTTAAAAAATGCGCCGCCTTTAACTATGACCTGGTTTTCATGGACATACAAATGCCGGAAATGGACGGCCATGAGGCCGCTTTCCAGCTGCGCAAGACCGAGGCCTACAGGACGACTCCTATCATTGCTCTTACGGCGTACAGCCGGGAGAGCGATATTACGAAATCGCTTTCCTTCGGCATGAACGCCCATATAACCAAGCCGCTGAAGAAAAATGTGCTTTATGAGGCGCTTGAGAGGTGGCTGGATACCAGGCGCAAAGTCCTGGTTGTCGACGATAACCCTGACAATCTGGCGCTGATGGAGCTGTACCTCAAGGCGGAAACCGGGCTGCGCCTTTACCGGGCACTGGACGGAAAAGAGGCCCTGGAAATGATGGGGCAGAATATTTTTTCGCTGGTGCTGATGGACATAGAAATGCCCGTGATGGACGGCCTGACCGCGGTAAGGGAACTCCGGAAGACGGCAGCCGGAAAAACGGTGCCGGTGGTGGCCTTTAGCGCGCATGACGACCCCTTGAAAATCAAGGAATGCCTGGATGCGGGCTACACGGATTACCTTCTTAAACCGGTAAAAAAAGCCGGTCTCCTGGAAAAAATACAAAAATACACAAATATTTACAAACTCGCCGCGGCAACCGATAAAGAAAACCTTTAA
- a CDS encoding HEAT repeat domain-containing protein: MKLTFKNIPIIAVLLSFSVSCYAGGGKDLLPALRSPSKSAEIKAVAASDREAAALLTAALRTDKDSDSRCAAIEALVPSRNESVSRELVGLLSDPDSSVRSCAIRAAGESKNELAAAALLANIERYQASARNMGPYENNIKDRLKAIDSIWSLGEIGDPVLMAKLSKFYAGSDDVIRMNLIISMGKLKKNTTAGPYIEAIAASANESEAVRATAFEMLAEIGWNTSIASLAPSKYAGIEKADLIYTGGKVGTIGSWGNGDLPVGHTGIFAGAEVKNGRINVIIMDCVLNSAVPGGVRNIYSWKNFTHQFKYPYYGNRTTSPKPTAAQRDSIVKMGLAMGKMGLKYDNTHLSQKGPVEFDCVGYTEYLYEKAGLNPTDNSYESGLGWPLTPWEQFDSTRPNLPPREVIIQDNRALVLPPKVIKAPDRTIIKRNFEALTGAFGIKAVQPANVSADIQPEAAN, translated from the coding sequence ATGAAACTGACTTTTAAGAACATCCCGATTATCGCGGTACTTTTATCTTTTAGCGTATCCTGCTACGCCGGCGGCGGTAAAGACCTTCTTCCTGCGCTCAGGAGCCCCTCAAAGTCAGCCGAAATAAAAGCCGTGGCCGCAAGCGACCGCGAAGCCGCAGCCCTTCTTACCGCAGCTTTAAGGACCGACAAAGATTCAGATTCCCGCTGCGCGGCCATAGAAGCGCTGGTACCCAGCAGGAATGAGTCCGTTTCAAGAGAGCTGGTCGGCTTGCTGAGCGATCCCGACTCCTCGGTAAGGTCCTGCGCCATACGCGCAGCGGGCGAGTCAAAAAACGAATTGGCGGCCGCCGCGCTCCTCGCCAACATAGAACGCTACCAGGCCTCGGCCAGGAACATGGGTCCCTACGAGAACAACATAAAGGACCGCCTTAAGGCTATTGACTCTATCTGGTCTCTGGGCGAAATTGGCGACCCTGTGCTGATGGCCAAACTCTCCAAATTTTACGCCGGATCCGACGATGTAATAAGAATGAACCTTATAATCAGCATGGGCAAGCTGAAGAAAAATACGACAGCCGGTCCCTATATCGAGGCTATTGCGGCCTCCGCGAACGAATCGGAAGCGGTGCGCGCGACGGCCTTTGAAATGCTTGCGGAAATCGGCTGGAATACTTCCATAGCCAGTCTTGCCCCGTCAAAGTACGCCGGAATAGAAAAAGCGGACCTCATATATACCGGCGGAAAGGTAGGCACGATAGGCAGCTGGGGCAACGGCGACCTGCCCGTAGGCCACACCGGTATCTTTGCCGGCGCCGAAGTGAAGAACGGCAGGATAAACGTGATAATAATGGACTGTGTCCTCAACAGCGCAGTGCCCGGCGGCGTGCGCAATATTTACTCCTGGAAGAATTTCACCCATCAGTTCAAGTATCCTTACTACGGCAACCGGACGACTTCGCCCAAGCCCACCGCCGCGCAGCGGGACTCGATAGTAAAAATGGGCCTTGCCATGGGCAAAATGGGCCTAAAGTACGACAACACGCACTTATCGCAGAAGGGCCCCGTCGAATTCGACTGCGTGGGCTATACCGAGTACCTTTACGAAAAGGCCGGCCTTAACCCCACCGACAACTCTTATGAATCCGGCCTGGGCTGGCCGCTTACCCCCTGGGAACAGTTCGATTCTACAAGGCCCAACCTTCCACCCAGGGAAGTAATAATACAGGATAACAGAGCTTTAGTTCTGCCGCCGAAGGTCATTAAAGCTCCTGACCGGACCATAATAAAGCGGAACTTTGAAGCGCTTACCGGCGCCTTCGGCATAAAGGCCGTGCAGCCCGCTAACGTGAGCGCGGACATACAGCCTGAGGCCGCTAACTAA